The Leifsonia williamsii genome includes a region encoding these proteins:
- a CDS encoding Gfo/Idh/MocA family protein: protein MTDTSTPDLNGAGLRGAADLRIGVVGFGNRGRLALEAHRPGGGSRVTAVCDLSERSRAEAAEAFPGALVTANLAELLGSGVDAVMVLTPDHQHAAVAIPALEAGVAVFCEKPLAISLDDCDRILEAARRTGSRLYVGHNMRHMPVVTLMRRLVEEGRIGRVKAVWCRHFVGNGGDYYFKDWHADRSKSVGLLLQKGAHDLDVIHWLAGGYARGVQAIGALSVYGDIDDRRDRSGERVGDWFSFDNWPPTAQMGLNPVVDVEDISQVNLVLDNGVLASYEQCHFTPDYWRNYTVIGTEGRLENMGDTAGSEVRLWNRRHGSAAPADETFLVEEGVGGHGGADARLVAEFVRFARDGGPTLTSPVAARQAVAAGLVATASIRGDGRLLPVPPLDDGLVAYFDAGQTGA, encoded by the coding sequence CGGCGGCTCGCGCGTCACGGCCGTCTGCGATCTCAGCGAGCGGTCGCGGGCGGAGGCGGCGGAGGCGTTCCCGGGAGCGCTCGTCACCGCGAACCTCGCCGAGCTGCTCGGCTCCGGCGTCGACGCCGTGATGGTGCTGACGCCCGACCACCAGCACGCCGCGGTCGCGATCCCGGCGCTGGAGGCGGGCGTCGCCGTCTTCTGCGAGAAGCCGCTCGCCATCTCCCTCGACGACTGCGACCGCATCCTCGAGGCGGCCCGGCGCACCGGCTCCCGGCTGTACGTCGGGCACAACATGCGGCACATGCCGGTCGTGACGCTGATGCGGCGGCTGGTGGAGGAGGGCCGCATCGGCCGCGTGAAGGCGGTGTGGTGCCGCCACTTCGTCGGCAACGGCGGCGACTACTACTTCAAGGACTGGCACGCCGACCGGTCGAAGTCGGTCGGCCTCCTGCTGCAGAAGGGCGCCCACGATCTTGACGTGATCCACTGGCTGGCGGGGGGCTACGCCCGCGGCGTGCAGGCGATCGGCGCGCTCAGCGTCTACGGCGACATCGACGACCGCCGCGACCGCTCGGGCGAGCGGGTCGGCGACTGGTTCAGCTTCGACAACTGGCCGCCGACCGCGCAGATGGGCCTCAACCCGGTGGTCGACGTGGAGGACATCTCGCAGGTGAACCTCGTGCTCGACAACGGAGTGCTCGCCTCCTATGAGCAGTGCCACTTCACCCCGGACTACTGGCGCAACTACACGGTGATCGGCACGGAGGGGCGTCTGGAGAACATGGGCGACACGGCCGGCTCGGAGGTGCGGCTGTGGAACCGGCGGCACGGCAGCGCGGCGCCCGCCGACGAGACGTTCCTGGTGGAGGAGGGCGTCGGCGGGCACGGCGGCGCGGATGCCCGGCTCGTCGCGGAGTTCGTGCGGTTCGCGCGGGACGGCGGACCGACGCTGACCTCCCCGGTCGCGGCGCGGCAGGCGGTCGCGGCCGGGCTGGTGGCCACGGCGTCGATCCGCGGAGACGGGAGGCTGCTGCCGGTGCCGCCGCTCGACGACGGGCTGGTGGCGTACTTCGACGCGGGCCAGACGGGCGCCTGA